The Streptomyces cyaneogriseus subsp. noncyanogenus region GGGCGCGGAGTCCCAGAAGGTGACGGGTTCGCCGTCGAGGACGTCCAGCAGGCGCCGCGGGTCGCGGATCTCCTCCTCCGAGGCGACCCGGACGCTGCCGCCCGCGGCGAGCGGTCCGAAGACGTCGTACACCGACAGGTCGAAGCCGAAGGCGGTCAGGAACAGCACCCGGTCGCTCGGTCCCACGGCGAAGGTGCCGTTGACCCAGCGGATCAGGTTCACCACGGGCGCGTGCCGCAGCAGGACGCCCTTGGGGGTGCCGGTGGAGCCCGAGGTGAAGATGACGTAGGCGAGGTCGCCGGGGCCGGCCCGGCGCGGCCGGGGAGCACCGGCGGGGGCCGGGGCGATGGCGGCGCCCACGGCCGCCGGGGCGCCCGGGCCGGTCGGGCGGGACGGCGGCGCGGTGGGTGCCGTGACCTCGGGAGCGACGGCATCGCAAGGGGTGGCGCCGGGAGCGGTCGCGGCTTCCGCCGGGCGGTCCAGCCAGAGGATGTGCCGCAAGTCGGGCAGGCCGGCGGAGAGTTCACGCAGGAAGGCCACGCGGCTTCCGGCGCAGACCACCGCGGGGCAGCGCAGCGATTCCAGCAGGTGGCGTACGCGCGCGGCGGGCAGGGAGCACTCGACCGGGGCGTAGGCGGCGCCGGACTTGAGGACGCCGAGCAGCGCCACCACGCTGCGGACGGTGCGCTCCAGGTGCAGGGCCACGAAGTCGCCGGGGCCGATGCCGCGGGAGGCGAGCTGGGCGGCCAGCAGACCGGCCTCCCGGTCCAGTTCCGCGTAGGTCAGCCGGTCCTCGCCCTGGACGACGGCGACGGCGTCGGGGGTGCGGGCGGCCTGCCGCTCGACCAGTTCGTGGAGGCAGGCGGGGTCGTCCTCGGCGGTGGCGGTGTCGTTCCACTCGTGCAGGATCTGCCGGACCTCGTCCGGGGAGAGCACGTCCAGCTCGCCGACGAGGGTCGTGGCGTCGGCGGCGGTCACGGCGGCGAGGGACTGCCGCAGATGGCGCAGCATCCGTACGGCGTCGGCGCGGTCGAGGCGGGCGGTGTCGTGGTCGAGGCGCAGGCCGGGCCGCGGGCCGAGGGTCACGGCGACCTCGACGGCGAGGGCCGGGGCGGCGGGCGCGGCGGGACCGTCGGTGACCCTGATGGCCTTGTCGTAGAGCGGGACGTCCGGCGCGAGGTCGCTCAGGGCGGATATCTCGTCGGCGGTGAGCACCGCGTGGCGCGGTTCGGGGAGGGCTCCGGCGAGGGCGGCGAGGAGCTCGCGCACGCTCTGGCGGGGGCCGGTCTCGACGCGCACGGGCAGCGGCGCGGCGGGGGCGGCCGGTGCCGTCGGCCCGGCGGGGGTGCCGGGTCGCGGTCCGGCAGCGGGCCGCGGCCGCGGTTCCGCGTCCGGCCCCGGGGCCGGCCAGGCGGCGGACGCGGGAACGGCCGCTCCGAACACGAGGTCGGCTCCGCCGCCGTAGCGGACCAGCAGCACGGTCCAGGCGGCCAGGACGAGCAGGCTCGGGTCGACGCCGAGGTGGTGCGCGCGCATCCGCAGCGCGGTCTCCTGCGCCGGGGCCAGGCCGAGCTCGTGCACGGCGCGCGGGCCCGGCGGGGAGGCGGGGCGTTCGACGCCGAGCACGGTCGGTTCGCGGAATCCGGCGAGCCGGTGGCGCCAGTACTTCTCCGCTTCCCGCGCGTTCCGTTCCACTCTCTCCCCACTCTTCCTCGACGACCCCGCGGCCATTTTCCGCAGAGCGGAATTGAGCTTTCAAACGCCTGAACAATAGGCCGGATTCCGCGAACCCGTCAAGCGGCGTCCTGTATTTTCTGTTCCGCCACCCGAACCGGCAGCCGACCCCCGCCCGCCTTTTTCTCTCGTTATTCGGAGATGATTCACCGTGTCCACGCATCCCTGGCTCACCACAATGCCGCGGACGCCTTCCGGCGTACGCCTCTTCCTGTTCCCGCACGCCGGCGGCGCGGCCTCCGCCTACACGCGCTGGCTCGGCCTCGGCGGTGCCGCGCTGGACGTCCGGTCGGTGCAGTACCCGGGCAGGGAGACCCGGTCGCGGGAGCGCCCGCTGTCCGACCTGGTGGAGCTCGCCGACGGGCTCGCGCGCGCCGTCGCCGCAGACGGCGCGGACGGCTCTCCGTGTGCCTTCTTCGGGCACAGCATGGGGGCACTGGTCGCCTTCGAGACCGCCAGGCGCCTGCGTGAGCTGGGCGAACGCGGCCCGGAGCACCTGTTCGTGGCCGCCTGCGCCGCTCCCCAGAGCCCTCGGGAACCGGCCCTGAGCACCCTGTCGGACGAGCGGCTGAGCGCCTGGCTGGTGCGTCAGAACCCGGCGGTCGCCGAGGTGCTCGCCCATCCTGAGCTGGCCGCCCTCGTCCTGCCGTCGGTGCGCGCGGACCTGACCGCCGTCGAGCACTACCGCCTGGTCCCCGGCCCGGCCCTGGACTGCCCCGTCACCGTGCTCACCGGCGCCCAGGACACGGTGCACGGCACCGACGTCACCGGGTGGAAGGACCACACCACCGGCGATTTCCGGCACCATGAATTCCCCGGCGACCATTTCTTCGTGCAGCCGTCGGCTTCCGCTCTCATCGCTCTCGTCCGGGATCTCCTCGTGCCGCACCTCGGAAATTGACGCGACAATTCCTGGTCCCGGAAAATCCGCGCCCGCCCCGAAAGGGGCGAGGGCTGGTTTTCCGGGACGATGTCCGGCCGGTGTGTGCCTAGCGTCCTCCCGGTCCAGGAATTCCCAGGGCCGCGGCGACGGCCGAGCGGTCGATCTTCCCGTTCGCGTTGAGCGGCAGGGCCGGCAGGGCGGTCAGCGTCTCCGGGACCATGTACGCCGGGAGCCGGTCGCCGAGGGACGCGCGCAGCCGGGCGGGGTCGACGGCCGTCTCGCCGGTCGGGCTGAAGGCGGCCGCCAGGCGGACGCCGGTGTCCGAGGCGGGTGCGAGGACGACGGCGTCGGCGACGCCGGGATGGTCGCGCAGCGCGGCCTCCACCTCGCCCAGCTCCACCCGGTAGCCGTGCACCTGGACCTGCTGGTCCAGCCGCCCCAGGTGGACGAGCGCCCCGTCCGCCCCCTCCTCCACCCGGTCACCGGTGCGGTACCAGTGCGCGTCGGTCAGCGGGGCCGCCGGGTCGTACGGCGATCCGTCCGGCGCCAGGAACCGCCCGGCGTTGTCCGCGGGATCGAGGTAGCCCGCGAAGCGCTGCGGGCCCCGTACGCACAACTCGCCCTCGCGCAGCAGGATCTCGGCACCCGGGTGGGGGCGGCCGATGGGCACCGTGCCGTTGGCGGGCTCCGGCCAGCCGGACGGGTCGGCGGGCAGCCGGTGGGTGGCGCAGGTGACGGTCAGCTCGGTGGGGCCGTAGCCGTTCTCCACCGTGCCGCCGGGTGCCGCCCGCTGCCACGCCCGCGCCTGCCGCAGCGTCAGCGGCTCACCGCAGAACATGCTGCGCCGCAGCGTGGGCATGCTGCCGGGCTTCAGGGCCCGCAGCCGCCCGGCCAGCGTGATCACGGACGGGACCGAGTTCCAGTGGGTGAGGGCGCGCTCGGTGACGAACCGGACCGGGGTGAGCACCTCGTCACGGGTCGGCACCACCAGGGTCGCCCCCGTGCCCCAGGCCGCGAACATGTCGAAGACCGACGGGTCGAAGGTGAGGTCGAAGGTCTGCGAGAGCCGGTCGCCGGGCCGCGCCCCGTACCGGGGCACCACGTGCCGCAGGTAGGCGCACACGTTGCGGTGCCGGATCGGCACCCCCTTGGGCGTCCCGGTGGACCCGGAGGTGAACAGGATGTACGCCACGTCGTCGGGGCCGGGCCGTACCGGTTCCCGCCGTCCGCCCGGCGCCCCGGTGACCGCGTCTCCCGCCGCGCCGGCGTCCCACCGCCCGATCGGCAGCGCGGTGTGCCCGGGCGCCTCTCCCCCGCCGTCGGTGAGCACCACGTCGACGCCGGCCGCCGCGGCGACGGCCGCGTTGCGCGCCGCGGGGAAGGAGACGCCGAGCGGTACGACCGCCGCGCCGAGCCGCTGCACCGCGAGATAGCCGGCGTACGCCTCCGGGGTGCGCCCGGCGAGCAGCGCCACCCGGCGGGGCCGGTCGCCGCCCGCGTGGCGGAGGAGCCCGTCGGCGATCCGCTCGGCGTATCCGGCGAGCGCGGCGTAGGTGAGCCGCCGGCCGGACACCTCCAGGGCGGTCCGGTCCGGGTACGCGGCGGCGGAGCGCGCGAACCAGTCGTACAGCGTGTCGTGCGGCATGTCGGGACGGTCCGCGGTCGTCATGAGTCGATCGCCTCCCCTGGTGCGCCGAGCCCCCCGGGGGATGCGGTGAAGGCGCAGCTGAGCGGTGTGCCGAAGCGGTCCCGCGGGCTGTGCCAGGACAGTCCGCGCCAGCGGCCGGACCGGGCCCCGGGCGGCACGTCGATCGTCCAGGGGCGGACCGCCAGACCCCGGCCGGTGGCCTTGGCGCACGCCTCCTGGGCGGTCCACACCCAGGCGAGTTCGCGTGCGGCGGCGGGGGCGGGCAGGGCGTCGAGCTCCGCCGCGCGCTCCCCCAGCAGCCGGCGGGCCAGTGCGCGGGACGGCCGGTGCGGCGGGTGCTGCACGTCCACCCCGACCGCGCGGCCCACCGCGACGGCGGCGGCCGCGGTCCCGGCGTCGTGCGCGACGCTGACACCGAGGCCGGGATGGCCGTGCAGCCGGGGCGCGCCGTCCGGGCCGGCCAGGACGGGCGCGTCGGCGGCCCCGGGGCACACCTGGGCCAGGAGCCGACGCAGCAGGCCCCGGCCGGTGAGGAACTCGCGGGCCCGCCCGCCGGGCATCGAGCGGGCGGCGCGCCGGTCGCCCGGGTGGGTGCTGACGGGCAGGTCCCGGCCGTCGCCCGCGGCCAGCCACACCCCGCGGGCCACCGGCACCGCCACCGGCCCGGTCACGCGGCGCCGGCCCGTGACCGGCCCCGGACGGCCTCGTACAGGTCGGCCGGGGTGTCCGGGGCGAGCTCCAGCTCGTGCAGCCAGGCGGCGTCCGCGTCGTAGCGGGCCCGGAACGGCCGCCCCACCAGGGCCGGGTCCCGGGCCTGCAACAGGCGTAGCTGGAACCAGCGGTCCCGGCCCGTCTCCTCGATCCCGTCGACGACGACCTTCCCGGGCGTCGCGGACATCACCGGGCCGCGGACCGTGCGGGCGAGCCCGGGCAGGGTCCGGTAGGCCGCCCGGAAGATCTCGGCGGCCCGGGCGAGGGGCACCTTGAAGTAGTCCTGCGGGCCGGTGTCGCGCTCCACGAACATGTAGTACGGCACGGCCCCGGCGGCGAGTTCGGCCCGCCACAGGCGCGCCCACACCTCGGCGTCGTCGTTGACGCGGGCGATGAGCGGGGCCTGGCAGTAGACGACCGCCCCGGTGTCCCGGATGCGGCGCAGCGCCTGCCGGGCGATGCCGGTCTCCAGCTCGCGCGGATGGCTGAAGTGCGCCATGACCGCGAGCTGCCGGCCCGATGCCACCACCTCCTCGAACAGCCGCAGGACGTCGTCGGCGTCCTGGTCGGTGACGAAGCGCTGCGGCCAGTACGCCACCGACTTGGTGCCGATCCGGATGGTGCGCACGGACTCGACGCCCAGCAGGGGTTCCAGATGGCGGCGCAGCCGCTCGGTGGACATCACCATCGGGTCGCCGCCGGTGACGAGCACGTCGTGCACGTCGGGGTGGTCGGCCAGATGGGCGAGCAGGCCGGACGGATCGGGCGCGGCGAACCGCAGGTCGGCGTCGCCGATGAACTGCGCCCACCGGAAGCAGTAGGTGCAGTAGGCGTGGCAGGTCTGCCCCTGGCTGGGGAAGTAGAGCACCGTCTCGCGGTACTTGTGCTGGAGGCCGGGCAGGTCGACGCCGTCCCGGGACGGCACGTTGAGCTGCTGCTGGCCGGAGGGGTGCGGGTTCAGGCGCCGCCGGATGGCCGCGACGGCCTCCCGCAGCAGCGGCCGGTCGGCCGGGTCGGCGGACAGCTTCTCCAGCTCGCGCTCGTCCTCCTCGGTGAGCATCCCCGGCTGCGGGAAGGTCAGTTGGAAGAGCGGGTCCCCGGTGCCCCGGTCCCAGTCGATGAGCTGGTCCAGGACGTAGGCGTTGACGCGGAAGGGCAGCACGAGCGAGATCCGGCGCACCGTCTCGCGGGTCTCGGGTGCCAGGCCGTAGCGGTCGGCGATCTCGTCGATGTGGCGCGGGCCGAAGGCGCGGAAGCGCTCGCCGGGCGGGACGGCCCGCTCCCGCGGGGCGGCGCCGGGCGCGGCGGTGGCGGTCGGGGTCATCGTGCGGGGCTCCCTTCGTGCTTCTTCCGGAACAGCGCGTCACCGAGGACGAGGAAGTCCAGTTCCAGGGCGCGGAAGGCGGCCAGGGCGTCGCCCCGGGTGTTGACGATGGGTTCGCCTCTGCCGTTGAAGGAGGTGTTGAGCAGGACCGGTGGCGCGCCGCGCCGCTCCAGGGTGTCCAGGACCGCGCCGACGGCGGGGGCCTCGTCGGCGTGCAGCACCTGCGGTCGGGTGGTGCCGTCGACGTGCACCACGCCCGGGGCGACCCGCCGCCCGAGGTCGGTGGCCCGGGCGGCGCCGAGCATGTAGCGGCTGAGGTGCTCCTGCCGCTCCCACAGCCGGGCCCCGTACTCCGGGCGGGTCACTCCGGCGAACGGACGCCACCGCTCCCGGTCCTTGATGGCGTTGACGCGGGTGTTGACCTCGGCGGTGTCGGGGACGGCGATGATCGAGCGGCGGCACAGCGCGCGGGGCCCGACCTCGGCGCGCCCCTGGGCGACGGCGCCGACGCGGCCCGCCAGGAGCAGGTCGGTGACCCGGTCGATGTCGAGGTCCTCCCGGATCAGGTCGGTGGTGTCCGGGGCGGGGGTGCGGGAGCCGGCCGGGCCGTCGATGCCGGTGCCGAGGTAGGGGCTGAGGGGCTCGCGGGTGCGCTCCCGGGGCGGGCACACCGTCCAGGCGGCGCCCAGGGCGACCCCGGCGTCGTGCGGGACGGGCGGCACGTACAGGGGGCCGGGGAGGGTGCCGTTGGTGCTGCAGTTGAGGGCGACGCCGCCGGCCAGGCAGAGGGCGTCGGTGCCTGCGATCTTGCGGGTGGCGGCGGCGAGGGCGGTGACCGTCTCCTCCACGATGCGCTGGGCGGTGTAGGCGACCAGGACGGCCTTGGGATCGTCGGCCAGGCCGCCCTCGGGCGCGGCCGGGGCGTCGGCGCCCACGATCTTCGCGTAGCGCTCGCGCCAGGCGGCGACGGTCAGGTCGTACTGCTCCTTGACCTCCTCGGCGGTGGCGCGCCCGGTCCGCTCGGCGAGCGGCGGGACGGCGAGGCGGAAGTCGTCGGCGTCCAGGTCGACCAGGGACTCCACCGCGAGACCGGCGGCCCGCCCGTAGGCGGCCAGTCCCATGGTCTTGCCCGCGTTGAGGAAGGAGAAGCCGAGCCAGGTGGAGGCGGCGTCGTAGGCGTAGCCGAGCGAGGAGGTGCGCGGCCAGGCGCGTTCCCGGCGCGGCTCGGCGCCGTCCTCGAAGGTCCAGATGGTCGTGGACTCGTTCTCGCCGTGGCCGTCGACGACGAGGACGCCGGCCTTGGAGAAGGGGGAGGCGTAGAACGAGGAGGCGGCGTGCGCGGCGTGGTGCGGCACCCGCACCACCTCGGGCAGCCGGTCGCCGAAGTCGAGGCCGACGGCGAAGTCGAGGAACTCGGCGTCGTCGGCGAAGCGCCGCGGATAGAGCTGCTCGGTGTCCCAGCCGATGGCGACGACGTCGAGGTCGGCGGCGGTGATGCCGGCCTGGTCGAGGCAGTGGCGGGCCGCGTGGAGGGGCTTGCGGTACAGGGAGTGGCGCACCCTGTTGCAGCGTTCCTCCTCCGAGAAGGCGATCACCCGGCCGGTTCCGTCGATGAGACAGGCGGCCGTGTCGTGCCAGCCCGTCGGGGGTGCGTTCACACCGAGAGTCCACATGGGTCGCTCCGTGGGTCGTGGGGGCGGGAGGAGGCGGCCTGAGCCGGTCCGGTGTCAGGGGGCGCCGTCCGGCGCGGTGGTCAGGCGCAGCCGGTCGAGTTCGGCCTGCGCGGAGTCGGCGACGATGGACCGGACCACCTCGGTGGCTCCGCCGCTGATGGCGAAGACGGCGGCCTGGGCGCGCAGTTCCTGGATGCCGCCGCGGGAGA contains the following coding sequences:
- a CDS encoding amino acid adenylation domain-containing protein, which produces MTTADRPDMPHDTLYDWFARSAAAYPDRTALEVSGRRLTYAALAGYAERIADGLLRHAGGDRPRRVALLAGRTPEAYAGYLAVQRLGAAVVPLGVSFPAARNAAVAAAAGVDVVLTDGGGEAPGHTALPIGRWDAGAAGDAVTGAPGGRREPVRPGPDDVAYILFTSGSTGTPKGVPIRHRNVCAYLRHVVPRYGARPGDRLSQTFDLTFDPSVFDMFAAWGTGATLVVPTRDEVLTPVRFVTERALTHWNSVPSVITLAGRLRALKPGSMPTLRRSMFCGEPLTLRQARAWQRAAPGGTVENGYGPTELTVTCATHRLPADPSGWPEPANGTVPIGRPHPGAEILLREGELCVRGPQRFAGYLDPADNAGRFLAPDGSPYDPAAPLTDAHWYRTGDRVEEGADGALVHLGRLDQQVQVHGYRVELGEVEAALRDHPGVADAVVLAPASDTGVRLAAAFSPTGETAVDPARLRASLGDRLPAYMVPETLTALPALPLNANGKIDRSAVAAALGIPGPGGR
- a CDS encoding thioesterase II family protein → MSTHPWLTTMPRTPSGVRLFLFPHAGGAASAYTRWLGLGGAALDVRSVQYPGRETRSRERPLSDLVELADGLARAVAADGADGSPCAFFGHSMGALVAFETARRLRELGERGPEHLFVAACAAPQSPREPALSTLSDERLSAWLVRQNPAVAEVLAHPELAALVLPSVRADLTAVEHYRLVPGPALDCPVTVLTGAQDTVHGTDVTGWKDHTTGDFRHHEFPGDHFFVQPSASALIALVRDLLVPHLGN
- a CDS encoding non-ribosomal peptide synthetase produces the protein MERNAREAEKYWRHRLAGFREPTVLGVERPASPPGPRAVHELGLAPAQETALRMRAHHLGVDPSLLVLAAWTVLLVRYGGGADLVFGAAVPASAAWPAPGPDAEPRPRPAAGPRPGTPAGPTAPAAPAAPLPVRVETGPRQSVRELLAALAGALPEPRHAVLTADEISALSDLAPDVPLYDKAIRVTDGPAAPAAPALAVEVAVTLGPRPGLRLDHDTARLDRADAVRMLRHLRQSLAAVTAADATTLVGELDVLSPDEVRQILHEWNDTATAEDDPACLHELVERQAARTPDAVAVVQGEDRLTYAELDREAGLLAAQLASRGIGPGDFVALHLERTVRSVVALLGVLKSGAAYAPVECSLPAARVRHLLESLRCPAVVCAGSRVAFLRELSAGLPDLRHILWLDRPAEAATAPGATPCDAVAPEVTAPTAPPSRPTGPGAPAAVGAAIAPAPAGAPRPRRAGPGDLAYVIFTSGSTGTPKGVLLRHAPVVNLIRWVNGTFAVGPSDRVLFLTAFGFDLSVYDVFGPLAAGGSVRVASEEEIRDPRRLLDVLDGEPVTFWDSAPAALQQLEPLLALRDPAPSAALRLVFLSGDWIPVTLPGAVRAAFPGAEAVSLGGATEAAIWSNFHRIGEVDPEWPSIPYGRPIRNARYYILDGELRPVPVGVPGDLYIGGDCLACGYHGDPVLTARKFLPDPYTDAPGARMYHTGDRARFRAGGTLEFLGRTDSQVKVRGFRIELGEVEAALRALDGVGTAVAHVHGAGESARLTAYAVPAPGARPDPAALRERLAETLPAYMVPGDVLVLDALPATPNGKLDRRALPGPGRAATAGEAPATGLESAVAAVWAELLDRPVDAGSDFFALGGQSLLAVRAIARLKAVLGADIPIRTLLDHPRLRDFAREAAPFLGGREL
- a CDS encoding carbamoyltransferase C-terminal domain-containing protein, which produces MNAPPTGWHDTAACLIDGTGRVIAFSEEERCNRVRHSLYRKPLHAARHCLDQAGITAADLDVVAIGWDTEQLYPRRFADDAEFLDFAVGLDFGDRLPEVVRVPHHAAHAASSFYASPFSKAGVLVVDGHGENESTTIWTFEDGAEPRRERAWPRTSSLGYAYDAASTWLGFSFLNAGKTMGLAAYGRAAGLAVESLVDLDADDFRLAVPPLAERTGRATAEEVKEQYDLTVAAWRERYAKIVGADAPAAPEGGLADDPKAVLVAYTAQRIVEETVTALAAATRKIAGTDALCLAGGVALNCSTNGTLPGPLYVPPVPHDAGVALGAAWTVCPPRERTREPLSPYLGTGIDGPAGSRTPAPDTTDLIREDLDIDRVTDLLLAGRVGAVAQGRAEVGPRALCRRSIIAVPDTAEVNTRVNAIKDRERWRPFAGVTRPEYGARLWERQEHLSRYMLGAARATDLGRRVAPGVVHVDGTTRPQVLHADEAPAVGAVLDTLERRGAPPVLLNTSFNGRGEPIVNTRGDALAAFRALELDFLVLGDALFRKKHEGSPAR
- a CDS encoding KamA family radical SAM protein, whose amino-acid sequence is MTPTATAAPGAAPRERAVPPGERFRAFGPRHIDEIADRYGLAPETRETVRRISLVLPFRVNAYVLDQLIDWDRGTGDPLFQLTFPQPGMLTEEDERELEKLSADPADRPLLREAVAAIRRRLNPHPSGQQQLNVPSRDGVDLPGLQHKYRETVLYFPSQGQTCHAYCTYCFRWAQFIGDADLRFAAPDPSGLLAHLADHPDVHDVLVTGGDPMVMSTERLRRHLEPLLGVESVRTIRIGTKSVAYWPQRFVTDQDADDVLRLFEEVVASGRQLAVMAHFSHPRELETGIARQALRRIRDTGAVVYCQAPLIARVNDDAEVWARLWRAELAAGAVPYYMFVERDTGPQDYFKVPLARAAEIFRAAYRTLPGLARTVRGPVMSATPGKVVVDGIEETGRDRWFQLRLLQARDPALVGRPFRARYDADAAWLHELELAPDTPADLYEAVRGRSRAGAA
- a CDS encoding 4'-phosphopantetheinyl transferase family protein, which translates into the protein MTGPVAVPVARGVWLAAGDGRDLPVSTHPGDRRAARSMPGGRAREFLTGRGLLRRLLAQVCPGAADAPVLAGPDGAPRLHGHPGLGVSVAHDAGTAAAAVAVGRAVGVDVQHPPHRPSRALARRLLGERAAELDALPAPAAARELAWVWTAQEACAKATGRGLAVRPWTIDVPPGARSGRWRGLSWHSPRDRFGTPLSCAFTASPGGLGAPGEAIDS